A window of Acidobacteriota bacterium genomic DNA:
ACCGGAAATCCGGAAACTACAGTTAATTCACGGATCAGTTCATCAATCCCACGTACCTGTCGCTGCTTCAGCAGTAATTTTTTTAGCTTCTGCCAGAATGAGGCTGTCGCATCCTGTTGATCCATTATCCATTCGACCGCCGCAAAAGGTGCGACTTGCCGAAACGCGGCAAGTCGGTTGAGCAGCTCACGCGCACGATCAGACAATCGCTGATAGCTCAATTCAATCGCCAGGAATTCATGCAGTTCCGATTTGAGCAAATCCGCGTCTTGCAAGGCTTGGCCGAGTGGTCGCTGGCTGCAATACCGATCCAGCGTGACCAGCGCATAAGGATGGCCGCCGAACTTTTCCAACACGGCCAGTTTGTGGCGATGCGCAGCCTGCGCCAGATTCGGCAGCTTTTGCATCAGCATCAGTGCTTCGGCGCGGCTGAGGTCGCCGAGCGGCAGTTCCTGCAAATTGTCGAGACGTTTGCCGTCGAGATCGAACAGAACCCTTGTCGTGAACAGAAACCGGCTGCCCGTCGCCGTCGCTCGCACCAGCGTCGTCAGGAAGACGCGCAAATCTTCGTTGAGAAAAGCGCGCCATTCATCAAGCTGCGATTCAAAATTATCGAAGACGATTAGCAGCGGCCACTCGGTCAGCAGCTTCGCTATTTCATCCGCCAACATTTCCGGCGGCACGCTCTGCCCGATCAAGGATTGCAGTTGCGGCTTTCCCTGCGTCGCAAAGTAACGATGCAGTTCCAGCAGAATCGTTTCCGGCGCGAGCGCGGCGCGGCGGCAATCAAAGCTCATCACGTCTTTGAAGCGCGGGCGCAAACGATTGATGGCGTGGGTGAGCAGCGCCGTCTTGCCGATGCCCCCTATTCCGTGAATGATGACGCCGTGAATGATGACGGCGCGCTGATCCTGGTGCAGCAAGGCGTCACGAATCTTGCGATACTCGCGGCGGCGACCATAAAAGCCGTGCGCCAGCGGGTCCAGCCGATCGCCGAGATAGGTTGCGCTGGCTTCGGCTTGCGGCGACGCAACTTGCGCTTCGGTCGTCTGCAAGCAAGCGCCGTCAGCCGCGAGCAACACGATAGCCAGCGCGTCGTTGTTGATGAAGAACTGTTTGTCTGCGAGCAACACGCGCCGCGCCGCGTGAACCGCGTGTTCCAGTTCGACGCCTTTGGCAATCTCCCGGTACAAACTTTCTGCGAACTTCAACCCGCCTTCATCGCTGATGGAAAACTGCATCGCAATCACGGCGGGTACGCGCTGCCGCAGCAGTTCGCGCGCCAGATCGCTGAAGCCCTGAGTGTGCAGCGTGCGCGCCGTCTGGCAACCGGAGATTACCGCCAGCCGCAGCTTGGCATTCCCGTCTTGGCCGCGCTCGATGGCCTGCATCACTTCGGCGATGGAGGCGGGCAGCTTCTTTCCGTGCGCGTCTTCCAGCAGCAAGCCGCCGCCGTCGCGCGGGCTGATGCCGTGGCCGGTGAAATGCAGAATGTGGTAGCCGTCGCGCAAACTGCGTTCGAGGATTTCCAGCTTCGCTTCGTCTTCAAAATCGGCGGAGATGCGCCCCTCGGCAGCCGGGTCGTTGATGGCTTCGAGCAGGATTTCCTGTTCGCGTTCGGCGTTCAATCGCTCGTGGTCTTTCAAATCGAGCGGGCTGGCGAAGAAACCGAAGAGCTTGAGCGGTCGCGGAATCGGTGGCAGTTCGCTCGGCGGCGCGACATCCAGCGGCAACCGCGTGAGCGTCGTCTTCTCACCTGCGGCGATGAATTCCTTGTTGTCTTTGTCGTAGAGCGTCTCCCAGGGCAAGACTTCCAGCTTCGTCGCTCCCTCGGCAAAACGCAGGCAAAGAGTCAGAAACTCGCTGCGCTGTTTGTACTCGCGCCAGACCTGTTCGACGCCGGGCGGGAAGAGTTTTTGATAAAGCTCGCGGCCAAGCTTCTGCAATTCATCGAAGCGTTCCGCCGCGTCTTTCGTTGAAGCATTGAGCCGATCCACGCTGAAGTCGGTCAGGAAATCTACGCGATGGCTGAAGGTGGCCGACGCGAGCGATTGAACAGAGCCACGTTCACAAACGGCGAGAGAATAATGTTCAGCGGACAAGGGCTGAATCTGGAAATCGAGAATTGTTGGCATGGCTATTCCTTTGTTTTCGTAACCCAAGACAGATGAAGCAAACTGATTTACCGCGCGTAGGCTGGTTGCGGCGAGGCGAATACTACTACAGAGCCGTTGCTGAGCAAGAATGATCACGCATCGCGGCCGACATTTCTGGCGGTTGAAAGTGCGACGCCAACCATCAAAATTGCGACCAGCGAAATCTGGGTCAGCAATCGCGGAAACGAAGATTCCAGGTGCGTGAGGAACGAAGGCCAGAGGCTGAAAATGTAAATGCCGGAGTACAAAAACAGCGGCAACAATAAGGCGAACGGTAGCAATGCTTCAGACAGGTTTCGCCGCCAAAACAGCCATGCGGTCGCTACCAGCACGAGCAACCATAACGCTCCCCAATGTCGCCAGTTCGCCAATTCGCGCAACTCAGCTTCGGCGATAAGCGGCGCGCGCCACAAATTGCCGCGCAGGGTTGCGAAACTGATCGTAGAAAATTGACTGACTTCGGGCAAACTGAATCCGCGTACGAAGAGTTGCCAACCAACGACTACCAGCAAACCCGGCAAGGCCGCTTTGGCCAATTCTTTCCAATTGCGCCAACTTGCTCGGAGAAGCGCAAACCGGATGGCGGCCAACGCAATCAGGCAAAGCCATAAAATTGCGCCTTCCTGTTTCAGCCAGCATCCGGCGGCGGCAATCGCTCCGGCCAAACGCAGCGCCGAATCGTCCTCGCTTCGCCAGAACTCTGCCAGATAAATGACCGCCGCCAAGTAAAAAACGGCCAGCGGAAAATCCGCGTAGCCGGATGAGGCGCTGCCATCGCCAATCAGCAATGCTGGGACAGTGAAAATCAGCAGCAGTGGAACGAATTTTCGCCAGTATCGAAGGCAGAAGCGTTGATTGGCTGTGCTGAGCAAACACAGCGCGGCGGCGAAAAAGAGAGGGAAGAGAAGTTTTACCAATTGTTGATCCGCACGCCCCAGCCACAGGTAAAGCCAGCTTTCCGTCAGCGGCAACAGCAGGGGATAGCTCTGAAGTGTCCAGGTGCGCGAAGGATCGGAAAAGAAATCCAGCGGGGTAACGCCGCCGTTCAAAAATGCCAGGCGCGCTTTGAACTCAAAATTGAACAATCCGTCCCAACCCAGCACGCGGACGAAGCTAATCCAGGCAACGGACGTAACTTGTATGGTGGCAAGCGCAAACAGCCATTTGCTTAAACCGCTTCGGTCGCCAATTGAAAGTTTTGCGGTTCGACATCGAATTCCCAACCAACCGATTGCCGCGCACAACAGCGAAACGCTCCAACGCAGCCGGCCGCCGGAGCAGAGAAAACCAAGCAAGAAGGATGACGCCGACACAAACGCCGAACCGAACAGGAATGAAAGCGCGAACAGTTCCGCCACGCCGACTGGCCGTTTCGGCAATAGCAAAAGGCTCAAGCCCAAACCGGCCAGCAAAAGCAGCAGCAGGGCTATTGTGAGCAGTAAAAATTCCATTCCTTTGTTGTTTGGGCGGAAATGAGTTTCAGATGTACGCCAAGTTCGATTGATCTCGACAATTGAGACAAACCGGCGGGAATTTGCCGTCGGTAAAAGATCAACCAGCGAATCGGTTTGTCTTCGCGCGGTTTGAACAACAGCGCGTGCGGTTCATTCTTTGCACCGCAATGCAATGCACCGATTTGGCGCGGCCAACCCAAATACGCGACGGTGCGATAAACCAGTTCTGTTTCAGGTGTGGAATCAGACGCAACGAAGATTATCGCGTCGTCTTTCGGCACAGATGAAAGCGTGGACAGCATTTGTTGGGAGGTGTTTGGAATTTCCAGTGCGGAAAGATAACTGTCCGTGGTTGCATAAGCTCCGCCGGAAGATCGCGCAAACTGGTTGGGCGCAATCAATCTGGTCAAACGACTTTCCGGAATAGAACCCGACGAACAACCATGCACGATGGCGCAACCGATCAACAACAGTCCGGCTGTAAAAATCTGCCACAAAGGTTTTCTGGTTTTCGTCGTCGGCATTCGCGCACGGAGTCTAGGTAAGCTCGGCGGTCAGGTCAAAATGCCCGAAGCGATTGACGGCGACCGCCGTCAACACGTAAAAAGCCTTCGTTTGGCGGCGGGAAATTTGCGAATCAGTCTTGCACTCTCATACACACGACCGCCGATAAAGAATTTTATGATTGGCGAAATGCAGAAAAGTTATCTCGAAAAGCAAACGGCGATTCGCGCGCGGCTTGGCGAATTTGCGGAAATCAGTCGGCTTCGGGACGATGCGCGGTTGTTCGAGGAATTGGTGTATTGCATCTTCACCGCCGGAGCCAGCGCGCGAATGGGGTTGAATTCGATTGAACGCGTTCGCCGCCATTTGTTTAAGGCAGGGCATCGCCGGTTGGAAATTTTGTTGGTTGGGGCGCATCGCTATCCGCGAGCCAGATCAGGGTACGTCGTTCATACAAGGAATTACCTGAAACGTGAATGCGGATTGCGGTTGATGGAAAAGCTGGATTCGTTCAATGGCGACGCCGAAGCGCGGCGGGATTTTTTTGCCCGGAATCCCGGCATCAAAGGCATCGGGTACAAAGAAGCCAGCCATTTTCTCCGCAATATCGGGTATTGTGGCTACGCGATTTTGGATAAACACATTCTGCGAACGCTGCATGAGTGTGGAGTCATTGATTCTCCCAATCCGCCCGCAACGAAAAAAAAATATTTGGCGGTTGAGGAGCAGATGAGAAAATTCGCCGCAGATATTAGAATCAATTTCGACGAACTCGATCTCCTGCTATGGTCGAACAAAACCGGCGAGATTTTGAAGTGATGAATTCTGAAAGATGAATGATGAATCGTCTGATTCGGGCGGCGCGACATTCATCACCCATAATTCGCCATTCATCCTTTCCACGGAGGTATTGTTATGAAATTCGCACTCCGGAAACTGACGTTTCCACTGGCGCTGGCGATGATGATCACCGCGTTGAGTTTGCCTGCGCTGGCCGAATCACGCGCCAAGGCGCTCAAGCGCGCCGAAAAGGAAATGCGCGCCGCCAATTTTACCGAAGCCGAAAACATTTATCGGCAATTGATTGAGA
This region includes:
- a CDS encoding CHAT domain-containing protein — its product is MPTILDFQIQPLSAEHYSLAVCERGSVQSLASATFSHRVDFLTDFSVDRLNASTKDAAERFDELQKLGRELYQKLFPPGVEQVWREYKQRSEFLTLCLRFAEGATKLEVLPWETLYDKDNKEFIAAGEKTTLTRLPLDVAPPSELPPIPRPLKLFGFFASPLDLKDHERLNAEREQEILLEAINDPAAEGRISADFEDEAKLEILERSLRDGYHILHFTGHGISPRDGGGLLLEDAHGKKLPASIAEVMQAIERGQDGNAKLRLAVISGCQTARTLHTQGFSDLARELLRQRVPAVIAMQFSISDEGGLKFAESLYREIAKGVELEHAVHAARRVLLADKQFFINNDALAIVLLAADGACLQTTEAQVASPQAEASATYLGDRLDPLAHGFYGRRREYRKIRDALLHQDQRAVIIHGVIIHGIGGIGKTALLTHAINRLRPRFKDVMSFDCRRAALAPETILLELHRYFATQGKPQLQSLIGQSVPPEMLADEIAKLLTEWPLLIVFDNFESQLDEWRAFLNEDLRVFLTTLVRATATGSRFLFTTRVLFDLDGKRLDNLQELPLGDLSRAEALMLMQKLPNLAQAAHRHKLAVLEKFGGHPYALVTLDRYCSQRPLGQALQDADLLKSELHEFLAIELSYQRLSDRARELLNRLAAFRQVAPFAAVEWIMDQQDATASFWQKLKKLLLKQRQVRGIDELIRELTVVSGFPV